From Pseudopipra pipra isolate bDixPip1 chromosome 9, bDixPip1.hap1, whole genome shotgun sequence, a single genomic window includes:
- the CLCC1 gene encoding chloride channel CLIC-like protein 1 isoform X2: MLFPLVLCAVMLVGSGKVQEDEWIDPTDMLNYDAASGTMRRPYKTNYHDSEDKTVDTVSTENSPSCSRTIDSLQQKIAECEKRNAKSQESRSFYIFKRYLNKILNEAGKLGLPDENVGQVHYDAEIILTKQTYLEILRFLNEESWQPGAMDDALSDILINFKHHDYQAWHWRFEDTFGIDLYNLFLLLLCLVCIVTVIATELWTRILWFVQLKRLLLISFFISFAWNWLYLYKLAFAQHQAEIAKMGHFDNICAEKLDWRESLFEWLRSTWTLQDDPCQKYYETLLVNPILLVPPTKALAITFTNFVTEPLKHVGQGIGEFIKALMKEIPFVLQVPVLIMMALAVLAFCYGAGSSVSALRYLTSSQKKSLPPPDSQQEQIGFGQYDGRQSEDYYLQKHPYVYRGHQDRGDGSARPPLTVRAANGSRNPDTAQTSDEPDTHVQESHKPEPNVVH; this comes from the exons ACAAACTATCATGACTCTGAGGATAAGACTGTGGATACAGTCAGTACTGAAAACTCACCAAGTTGTTCCAGGACAATAGATTCCCTGCAACAGAAG ATTGCAGAATGTGAGAAGAGGAATGCCAAGTCACAGGAAAGCCgtagcttttatatttttaagcgATActtgaataaaattttaaatgaagCTGGAAAACTTGGCCTT CCTGACGAAAACGTGGGCCAAGTCCACTACGACGCCGAGATCATCCTTACAAAACAGACATATCTGGAGATCCTCAGGTTTCTCAATGAGGAAAGCTGGCAGCCAGGTGCCATGGATGATGCACTTAGTGATATTTTGATCAATTTTAAGCACCATGATTATCAAGCTTGGCACTGGAGATTTGAGGACACTTTTGGAATTGACCTATATAATTTGTTTTTG ctacTCTTGTGCTTAGTGTGCATTGTAACTGTAATAGCTACAGAGCTCTGGACACGTATTCTTTGGTTTGTTCAGCTAAAACGTCTTTTGCTAATAAGTTTTTTCATCAGTTTTGCATGGAATTGGCTTTACTTGTATAAG TTGGCCTTTGCACAGCATCAAGCAGAAATTGCGAAAATGGGGCACTTTGATAACATCTGTGCAGAGAAGTTGGACTGGCGAGAAAGTCTTTTTG AATGGCTTAGAAGCACATGGACGTTACAGGACGATCCCTGTCAGAAGTATTATGAAACTCTACTTGTAAATCCTATTTTGCTGGTTCCACCAACAAAG GCCTTGGCAATTACTTTCACCAACTTTGTAACTGAGCCTTTGAAGCATGTAGGGCAAGGTATTGGTGAATTCATCAAGGCACTAATGAAGGAGATTCCATTCGTTCTGCAGGTTCCAGTACTAATTATGATGGCTCTGGCTGTCCTG gCTTTTTGCTATGGTGCAGGATCATCGGTGTCTGCGTTAAGATACTTAACATCTTCTCAGAAGAAAAGTCTTCCTCCACCTGATAGTCAACAGGAGCAAATAGGCTTTGGGCAGTACGATGGGAGGCAATCAGAGGACTATTACTTGCAGAAGCACCCGTATGTGTACAGAGGACACCAGGACAGAGGAGATGGCTCTGCGAGACCTCCCCTCACTGTGAGAGCAGCAAATGGCAGCAGGAACCCCGACACGGCACAGACCAGCGATGAGCCGGACACACACGTACAAGAGTCTCACAAACCAGAACCTAAT GTTGTACACTGA
- the GPSM2 gene encoding G-protein-signaling modulator 2 isoform X3 gives MEDSNAWISMREDRSFHVRYRMEASCLELALEGERLCKAGDCRAGVSFFEAAVQVGTEDLRTLSAIYSQLGNAYFYLHEYAKALEYHHHDLTLARTIGDLLGEAKASGNLGNTLKVLGNFEEAIVCCQRHLDISRELNDKVGEARALYNLGNVYHSKGKNVASAGTHDPGDLPDDVKNALQKAANYYEENLTIVTELGDRAAQGRAFGNLGNTHYLLGNFRSAVLAHEQRLLIAKEFGDRSAERRAYSNLGNAYIFLGEFETASEYYKRTLQLARQLKDRAVEAQACYSLGNTYTLLQDYEKAIDYHLKHLVIAQELNDKIGEGRACWSLGNAYTALGNHDQAIHFAERHLEISREVGDRSGELTARLNLSDLQMVLGLSYSTNNSMMSESHVVENSFNGTRPRAGRRHSMENMELMKLTPEKKSSRETMADEGFFDLLSRFQSNRMDDQRCYFQEKNRLPAASVAKSSTPPKTMRKSFSTSVVSPHTDEFLDLLASSQSRRLDDQRASLNNLPGLRLPQRDSQAVLGHLMASNSRELDDDFFDILIKCQGSRLDDQRCAPPASAKGSTVPDEDFFSLILRSQAKRMDEQRVHLPPAIKGPNSS, from the exons GATGGAGGCTTCCTGCCTGGAGCTGGCTCTGGAAGGTGAGCGCCTGTGCAAAGCAGGAGATTGCCGGGCTGGTGTGTCGTTCTTTGAAGCCGCTGTCCAGGTTGGGACTGAAGATTTACGTACCCTGAGTGCTATTTACAGCCAGCTGGGCAATGCTTATTTCTACCTGCATGAATATGCAAAGGCCTTGGAATACCACCACCATGATTTAACTCTTGCAAG GACAATTGGAGATCTACTGGGAGAAGCTAAAGCTAGTGGGAATCTGGGCAACACCTTAAAGGTACTTGGGAATTTTGAAGAAGCTATCGTTTGCTGTCAAAGACATCTGGATATTTCCAGAGAGCTTAATGATAAG gttggagaagCAAGAGCACTGTATAATCTGGGAAATGTGTATCACTCTAAGGGGAAAAATGTAGCTAGTGCGGGGACTCACGATCCAGGGGACCTTCCAGATGATGTGAAAAATGCTTTACAAAAAGCTGCAAATTATTATGA GGAAAATCTGACAATAGTAACAGAACTGGGTGACAGAGCAGCACAAGGACGTGCCTTTGGAAATCTGGGAAACACACACTATCTTCTGGGCAACTTCAGGAGTGCAGTTTTAGCCCATGAACAG cGTCTCCTAATTGCAAAAGAATTTGGTGATAGATCAGCGGAAAGAAGAGCGTACAGCAACCTTGGAAACGCCTACATATTCCTGGGGGAGTTTGAAACCGCTTCAGAATACTACAA GAGGACACTGCAGCTGGCTCGGCAGCTGAAGGACAGAGCCGTGGAAGCACAGGCCTGCTACAGCCTCGGGAACACGTACACTCTGCTCCAGGACTACGAGAAAGCCATCGATTATCATCTGAAACACCTGGTGATTGCTCAGGAATTAAATGATAA AATTGGTGAAGGAAGAGCGTGCTGGAGTTTAGGGAACGCATATACTGCTCTGGGAAACCATGACCAAGCTATCCACTTTGCAGAAAGGCACCTGGAGATTTCAAGAGAG GTAGGAGACAGAAGTGGAGAACTCACTGCCAGACTTAATCTCTCAGATCTTCAAATGGTTCTTGGATTAAGCTACAGTACAAACAACTCCATGATGTCAGAAAGCCATGTAGTAGAAAACAGTTTCAATG GTACCAGACCGAGAGCAGGACGCCGTCACAGCATGGAGAACATGGAACTTATGAAATTAACCCCAGAAAAG aaAAGCAGTCGAGAGACAATGGCAGATGAAGGGTTCTTTGATCTGCTCAGTCGATTCCAGAGCAACAGAATGGACGACCAGAGGTGCTACTTCCAGGAGAAGAACAGACTCCCAGCTGCTTCAGTGGCAAAATCCTCTACTCCACCTAAAACAATGcgaaaat ccttTTCCACTTCTGTGGTGTCCCCACACACAGATGAGTTTCTGGACCTCCTGGCGAGCTCGCAGAGCCGCCGGCTGGACGACCAGCGCGCCAGTTTGAACAACCTGCCCGGGCTGCGCCTCCCCCAGCGCGACAGCCAGGCCGTGCTGGGGCACCTCATGGCCAGCAACAGCAGGGAGCTGGATGATGACTTCTTTGATATATTGATAAAATGCCAG GGTTCCAGACTGGATGATCAAAGATGTGCTCCTCCAGCATCTGCAAAAGGATCCACTGTACCAGATGAGGATTTTTTCAGCCTCATTTTACGATCACAAGCTAAGAGAATGGATGAACAGAGAGTCCATTTACCCCCAGCTATAAAGGGACCAAATTCTAGCTGA
- the GPSM2 gene encoding G-protein-signaling modulator 2 isoform X1, whose translation MEDSNAWISMREDRSFHVRYRMEASCLELALEGERLCKAGDCRAGVSFFEAAVQVGTEDLRTLSAIYSQLGNAYFYLHEYAKALEYHHHDLTLARTIGDLLGEAKASGNLGNTLKVLGNFEEAIVCCQRHLDISRELNDKVGEARALYNLGNVYHSKGKNVASAGTHDPGDLPDDVKNALQKAANYYEENLTIVTELGDRAAQGRAFGNLGNTHYLLGNFRSAVLAHEQRLLIAKEFGDRSAERRAYSNLGNAYIFLGEFETASEYYKRTLQLARQLKDRAVEAQACYSLGNTYTLLQDYEKAIDYHLKHLVIAQELNDKIGEGRACWSLGNAYTALGNHDQAIHFAERHLEISREVGDRSGELTARLNLSDLQMVLGLSYSTNNSMMSESHVVENSFNGTRPRAGRRHSMENMELMKLTPEKVQNWNSEILAKQKPLVAKPSAKLHFVNRLKGKKYKTSTTSKVLQDASNSIDHRLPNSQRKSSRETMADEGFFDLLSRFQSNRMDDQRCYFQEKNRLPAASVAKSSTPPKTMRKSFSTSVVSPHTDEFLDLLASSQSRRLDDQRASLNNLPGLRLPQRDSQAVLGHLMASNSRELDDDFFDILIKCQGSRLDDQRCAPPASAKGSTVPDEDFFSLILRSQAKRMDEQRVHLPPAIKGPNSS comes from the exons GATGGAGGCTTCCTGCCTGGAGCTGGCTCTGGAAGGTGAGCGCCTGTGCAAAGCAGGAGATTGCCGGGCTGGTGTGTCGTTCTTTGAAGCCGCTGTCCAGGTTGGGACTGAAGATTTACGTACCCTGAGTGCTATTTACAGCCAGCTGGGCAATGCTTATTTCTACCTGCATGAATATGCAAAGGCCTTGGAATACCACCACCATGATTTAACTCTTGCAAG GACAATTGGAGATCTACTGGGAGAAGCTAAAGCTAGTGGGAATCTGGGCAACACCTTAAAGGTACTTGGGAATTTTGAAGAAGCTATCGTTTGCTGTCAAAGACATCTGGATATTTCCAGAGAGCTTAATGATAAG gttggagaagCAAGAGCACTGTATAATCTGGGAAATGTGTATCACTCTAAGGGGAAAAATGTAGCTAGTGCGGGGACTCACGATCCAGGGGACCTTCCAGATGATGTGAAAAATGCTTTACAAAAAGCTGCAAATTATTATGA GGAAAATCTGACAATAGTAACAGAACTGGGTGACAGAGCAGCACAAGGACGTGCCTTTGGAAATCTGGGAAACACACACTATCTTCTGGGCAACTTCAGGAGTGCAGTTTTAGCCCATGAACAG cGTCTCCTAATTGCAAAAGAATTTGGTGATAGATCAGCGGAAAGAAGAGCGTACAGCAACCTTGGAAACGCCTACATATTCCTGGGGGAGTTTGAAACCGCTTCAGAATACTACAA GAGGACACTGCAGCTGGCTCGGCAGCTGAAGGACAGAGCCGTGGAAGCACAGGCCTGCTACAGCCTCGGGAACACGTACACTCTGCTCCAGGACTACGAGAAAGCCATCGATTATCATCTGAAACACCTGGTGATTGCTCAGGAATTAAATGATAA AATTGGTGAAGGAAGAGCGTGCTGGAGTTTAGGGAACGCATATACTGCTCTGGGAAACCATGACCAAGCTATCCACTTTGCAGAAAGGCACCTGGAGATTTCAAGAGAG GTAGGAGACAGAAGTGGAGAACTCACTGCCAGACTTAATCTCTCAGATCTTCAAATGGTTCTTGGATTAAGCTACAGTACAAACAACTCCATGATGTCAGAAAGCCATGTAGTAGAAAACAGTTTCAATG GTACCAGACCGAGAGCAGGACGCCGTCACAGCATGGAGAACATGGAACTTATGAAATTAACCCCAGAAAAG GTTCAGAACTGGAACAGTGAGATTCTTGCTAAACAGAAACCACTGGTTGCCAAACCTTCAGCAAAACTGCATTTTGTAAATCGACTAAAAGGCAAAAAGTACAAAACCAGCACCACTTCCAAAGTTTTGCAGGATGCCAGTAATTCTATTGATCATCGACTTCCCAACTCCCAGAGG aaAAGCAGTCGAGAGACAATGGCAGATGAAGGGTTCTTTGATCTGCTCAGTCGATTCCAGAGCAACAGAATGGACGACCAGAGGTGCTACTTCCAGGAGAAGAACAGACTCCCAGCTGCTTCAGTGGCAAAATCCTCTACTCCACCTAAAACAATGcgaaaat ccttTTCCACTTCTGTGGTGTCCCCACACACAGATGAGTTTCTGGACCTCCTGGCGAGCTCGCAGAGCCGCCGGCTGGACGACCAGCGCGCCAGTTTGAACAACCTGCCCGGGCTGCGCCTCCCCCAGCGCGACAGCCAGGCCGTGCTGGGGCACCTCATGGCCAGCAACAGCAGGGAGCTGGATGATGACTTCTTTGATATATTGATAAAATGCCAG GGTTCCAGACTGGATGATCAAAGATGTGCTCCTCCAGCATCTGCAAAAGGATCCACTGTACCAGATGAGGATTTTTTCAGCCTCATTTTACGATCACAAGCTAAGAGAATGGATGAACAGAGAGTCCATTTACCCCCAGCTATAAAGGGACCAAATTCTAGCTGA
- the GPSM2 gene encoding G-protein-signaling modulator 2 isoform X2 yields the protein MEASCLELALEGERLCKAGDCRAGVSFFEAAVQVGTEDLRTLSAIYSQLGNAYFYLHEYAKALEYHHHDLTLARTIGDLLGEAKASGNLGNTLKVLGNFEEAIVCCQRHLDISRELNDKVGEARALYNLGNVYHSKGKNVASAGTHDPGDLPDDVKNALQKAANYYEENLTIVTELGDRAAQGRAFGNLGNTHYLLGNFRSAVLAHEQRLLIAKEFGDRSAERRAYSNLGNAYIFLGEFETASEYYKRTLQLARQLKDRAVEAQACYSLGNTYTLLQDYEKAIDYHLKHLVIAQELNDKIGEGRACWSLGNAYTALGNHDQAIHFAERHLEISREVGDRSGELTARLNLSDLQMVLGLSYSTNNSMMSESHVVENSFNGTRPRAGRRHSMENMELMKLTPEKVQNWNSEILAKQKPLVAKPSAKLHFVNRLKGKKYKTSTTSKVLQDASNSIDHRLPNSQRKSSRETMADEGFFDLLSRFQSNRMDDQRCYFQEKNRLPAASVAKSSTPPKTMRKSFSTSVVSPHTDEFLDLLASSQSRRLDDQRASLNNLPGLRLPQRDSQAVLGHLMASNSRELDDDFFDILIKCQGSRLDDQRCAPPASAKGSTVPDEDFFSLILRSQAKRMDEQRVHLPPAIKGPNSS from the exons ATGGAGGCTTCCTGCCTGGAGCTGGCTCTGGAAGGTGAGCGCCTGTGCAAAGCAGGAGATTGCCGGGCTGGTGTGTCGTTCTTTGAAGCCGCTGTCCAGGTTGGGACTGAAGATTTACGTACCCTGAGTGCTATTTACAGCCAGCTGGGCAATGCTTATTTCTACCTGCATGAATATGCAAAGGCCTTGGAATACCACCACCATGATTTAACTCTTGCAAG GACAATTGGAGATCTACTGGGAGAAGCTAAAGCTAGTGGGAATCTGGGCAACACCTTAAAGGTACTTGGGAATTTTGAAGAAGCTATCGTTTGCTGTCAAAGACATCTGGATATTTCCAGAGAGCTTAATGATAAG gttggagaagCAAGAGCACTGTATAATCTGGGAAATGTGTATCACTCTAAGGGGAAAAATGTAGCTAGTGCGGGGACTCACGATCCAGGGGACCTTCCAGATGATGTGAAAAATGCTTTACAAAAAGCTGCAAATTATTATGA GGAAAATCTGACAATAGTAACAGAACTGGGTGACAGAGCAGCACAAGGACGTGCCTTTGGAAATCTGGGAAACACACACTATCTTCTGGGCAACTTCAGGAGTGCAGTTTTAGCCCATGAACAG cGTCTCCTAATTGCAAAAGAATTTGGTGATAGATCAGCGGAAAGAAGAGCGTACAGCAACCTTGGAAACGCCTACATATTCCTGGGGGAGTTTGAAACCGCTTCAGAATACTACAA GAGGACACTGCAGCTGGCTCGGCAGCTGAAGGACAGAGCCGTGGAAGCACAGGCCTGCTACAGCCTCGGGAACACGTACACTCTGCTCCAGGACTACGAGAAAGCCATCGATTATCATCTGAAACACCTGGTGATTGCTCAGGAATTAAATGATAA AATTGGTGAAGGAAGAGCGTGCTGGAGTTTAGGGAACGCATATACTGCTCTGGGAAACCATGACCAAGCTATCCACTTTGCAGAAAGGCACCTGGAGATTTCAAGAGAG GTAGGAGACAGAAGTGGAGAACTCACTGCCAGACTTAATCTCTCAGATCTTCAAATGGTTCTTGGATTAAGCTACAGTACAAACAACTCCATGATGTCAGAAAGCCATGTAGTAGAAAACAGTTTCAATG GTACCAGACCGAGAGCAGGACGCCGTCACAGCATGGAGAACATGGAACTTATGAAATTAACCCCAGAAAAG GTTCAGAACTGGAACAGTGAGATTCTTGCTAAACAGAAACCACTGGTTGCCAAACCTTCAGCAAAACTGCATTTTGTAAATCGACTAAAAGGCAAAAAGTACAAAACCAGCACCACTTCCAAAGTTTTGCAGGATGCCAGTAATTCTATTGATCATCGACTTCCCAACTCCCAGAGG aaAAGCAGTCGAGAGACAATGGCAGATGAAGGGTTCTTTGATCTGCTCAGTCGATTCCAGAGCAACAGAATGGACGACCAGAGGTGCTACTTCCAGGAGAAGAACAGACTCCCAGCTGCTTCAGTGGCAAAATCCTCTACTCCACCTAAAACAATGcgaaaat ccttTTCCACTTCTGTGGTGTCCCCACACACAGATGAGTTTCTGGACCTCCTGGCGAGCTCGCAGAGCCGCCGGCTGGACGACCAGCGCGCCAGTTTGAACAACCTGCCCGGGCTGCGCCTCCCCCAGCGCGACAGCCAGGCCGTGCTGGGGCACCTCATGGCCAGCAACAGCAGGGAGCTGGATGATGACTTCTTTGATATATTGATAAAATGCCAG GGTTCCAGACTGGATGATCAAAGATGTGCTCCTCCAGCATCTGCAAAAGGATCCACTGTACCAGATGAGGATTTTTTCAGCCTCATTTTACGATCACAAGCTAAGAGAATGGATGAACAGAGAGTCCATTTACCCCCAGCTATAAAGGGACCAAATTCTAGCTGA
- the CLCC1 gene encoding chloride channel CLIC-like protein 1 isoform X1 yields the protein MLFPLVLCAVMLVGSGKVQEDEWIDPTDMLNYDAASGTMRRPYKTNYHDSEDKTVDTVSTENSPSCSRTIDSLQQKIAECEKRNAKSQESRSFYIFKRYLNKILNEAGKLGLPDENVGQVHYDAEIILTKQTYLEILRFLNEESWQPGAMDDALSDILINFKHHDYQAWHWRFEDTFGIDLYNLFLLLLCLVCIVTVIATELWTRILWFVQLKRLLLISFFISFAWNWLYLYKLAFAQHQAEIAKMGHFDNICAEKLDWRESLFEWLRSTWTLQDDPCQKYYETLLVNPILLVPPTKALAITFTNFVTEPLKHVGQGIGEFIKALMKEIPFVLQVPVLIMMALAVLAFCYGAGSSVSALRYLTSSQKKSLPPPDSQQEQIGFGQYDGRQSEDYYLQKHPYVYRGHQDRGDGSARPPLTVRAANGSRNPDTAQTSDEPDTHVQESHKPEPNNRLYTESEVHRQEILKAENHTEEPAVEQQKQETGKAEREAGENCDPNKNLEGKSSAMEQREEKEKSILRDSQEGD from the exons ACAAACTATCATGACTCTGAGGATAAGACTGTGGATACAGTCAGTACTGAAAACTCACCAAGTTGTTCCAGGACAATAGATTCCCTGCAACAGAAG ATTGCAGAATGTGAGAAGAGGAATGCCAAGTCACAGGAAAGCCgtagcttttatatttttaagcgATActtgaataaaattttaaatgaagCTGGAAAACTTGGCCTT CCTGACGAAAACGTGGGCCAAGTCCACTACGACGCCGAGATCATCCTTACAAAACAGACATATCTGGAGATCCTCAGGTTTCTCAATGAGGAAAGCTGGCAGCCAGGTGCCATGGATGATGCACTTAGTGATATTTTGATCAATTTTAAGCACCATGATTATCAAGCTTGGCACTGGAGATTTGAGGACACTTTTGGAATTGACCTATATAATTTGTTTTTG ctacTCTTGTGCTTAGTGTGCATTGTAACTGTAATAGCTACAGAGCTCTGGACACGTATTCTTTGGTTTGTTCAGCTAAAACGTCTTTTGCTAATAAGTTTTTTCATCAGTTTTGCATGGAATTGGCTTTACTTGTATAAG TTGGCCTTTGCACAGCATCAAGCAGAAATTGCGAAAATGGGGCACTTTGATAACATCTGTGCAGAGAAGTTGGACTGGCGAGAAAGTCTTTTTG AATGGCTTAGAAGCACATGGACGTTACAGGACGATCCCTGTCAGAAGTATTATGAAACTCTACTTGTAAATCCTATTTTGCTGGTTCCACCAACAAAG GCCTTGGCAATTACTTTCACCAACTTTGTAACTGAGCCTTTGAAGCATGTAGGGCAAGGTATTGGTGAATTCATCAAGGCACTAATGAAGGAGATTCCATTCGTTCTGCAGGTTCCAGTACTAATTATGATGGCTCTGGCTGTCCTG gCTTTTTGCTATGGTGCAGGATCATCGGTGTCTGCGTTAAGATACTTAACATCTTCTCAGAAGAAAAGTCTTCCTCCACCTGATAGTCAACAGGAGCAAATAGGCTTTGGGCAGTACGATGGGAGGCAATCAGAGGACTATTACTTGCAGAAGCACCCGTATGTGTACAGAGGACACCAGGACAGAGGAGATGGCTCTGCGAGACCTCCCCTCACTGTGAGAGCAGCAAATGGCAGCAGGAACCCCGACACGGCACAGACCAGCGATGAGCCGGACACACACGTACAAGAGTCTCACAAACCAGAACCTAAT aataGGTTGTACACTGAGTCTGAAGTTCATAGACAAGAAATTCTCAAAGCTGAAAACCATACTGAGGAACCTGCAGTtgagcagcagaaacaggagACAGGCAAAGCAGAGCGAGAGGCTGGAGAAAACTGTGATCCCAATAAAAACCTAGAAGGGAAAAGCTCTGCGATGGAGCAAcgtgaagagaaggaaaagagcatTTTACGCGACTCCCAGGAAGGAGACTAA